One segment of Panicum virgatum strain AP13 chromosome 1K, P.virgatum_v5, whole genome shotgun sequence DNA contains the following:
- the LOC120657140 gene encoding transcription factor MYB30-like, giving the protein MGRAPCCERMGLKRGPWTPEEDRILVAHIERHGHSNWRALPKQAGLLRCGKSCRLRWINYLRPDIKRGNFTREEEDAIIHLHHMLGNRWSAIAARLPGRTDNEIKNVWHTHLKKRLEPKPASQQQAAAPKRKPTKKKQQQQPDAEVVVLDGPTSITAPVSPEQSSLYTSTTTSSADCSAASSLDNNADSFTSEEDYRIEDSFWSETLAMAVDSSGDYSSGMEREDAPAAPAANDDMDFWLKLFMQASDMQNNLLQI; this is encoded by the exons atggggcgCGCCCCGTGCTGCGAGAGGATGGGGCTGAAGAGGGGGCCGTGGACGCCGGAGGAGGACAGGATCCTGGTGGCGCACATCGAGCGGCACGGCCACAGCAACTGGCGCGCGCTGCCCAAGCAGGCGGGCCTGCTGCGCTGCGGCAAGAGCTGCCGCCTCCGCTGGATCAACTACCTGCGCCCGGACATCAAGCGCGGCAACTTCAcccgcgaggaggaggacgccatCATCCACCTCCACCACATGCTCGGCAACAG GTGGTCGGCGATCGCTGCCAGGCTGCCGGGGAGGACGGACAACGAGATCAAGAACGTCTGGCACACGCACCTCAAGAAGCGCCTCGAGCCCAAGCCAGCGAGccagcagcaggcggcggcgcccaagcGCAAGCCCACcaagaagaagcagcagcagcagcctgatGCGGAGGTCGTGGTGCTCGACGGCCCGACCAGCATCACCGCGCCCGTGTCGCCGGAGCAGTCGTCGCTCTACACGtcgaccaccacctcctccgccgactGCTCGGCGGCGTCGTCGCTGGACAACAACGCGGACAGCTTCACCTCGGAGGAGGACTACCGGATCGAGGACAGCTTCTGGTCCGAGACGCTGGCGATGGCGGTGGACAGCTCCGGTGACTATTCTTCCGGGATGGAGAGGGAGgacgcccccgccgcgccggcggccaacGACGACATGGACTTCTGGCTCAAGCTGTTCATGCAGGCCAGCGACATGCAGAATAACCTGCTCCAGATTTAG
- the LOC120709185 gene encoding uncharacterized protein LOC120709185 isoform X2: protein MSPAQHALPLVAGFLTPAPVPALVRELASTPPPMPDDGLWWQLCVEDGSGDGLLTLKDSLIDGSASIYISYLGFCIRHLRRLPASLSKIHALHPRPPLPTVISTLRNPLLCLLLVDFDLDEMKRCLKEMEEPATLREMQAMVA, encoded by the exons ATGTCCCCCGCGCAGCACGCGCTGCCGCTCGTCGCCGGCTTCCTCACGCCGGCACCGGTGCCAGCGCTCGTTCGTGAGCTggcgtcgacgccgccgcccatgcctgACGACGGCCTGTGGTGGCAGCTGTGCGTGGAGGATGGATCCGGCGACGGCCTCCTCACCCTCAAGGACTCGCTCATCGATGGATCTGCGTCAATCTACATCTCCTACCTCGGGTTCTGCATCCGACATCTCCGGCGGCTCCCCGCTTCTCTGTCCAAGATCCACGCCCTGCATCCTCGTCCCCCTCTTCCCACCGTCATCTCCACTCTTCGCAATCCTCTCCTCTGTCTGCTTCTCGTCGATTTC GATCTCGATGAGATGAAGCGCTGCCTCAAGGAGATGGAGGAGCCCGCCACGCTCCGCGAGATGCAGGCCATGGTCGCCTAG
- the LOC120709185 gene encoding uncharacterized protein LOC120709185 isoform X1 produces MSPAQHALPLVAGFLTPAPVPALVRELASTPPPMPDDGLWWQLCVEDGSGDGLLTLKDSLIDGSASIYISYLGFCIRHLRRLPASLSKIHALHPRPPLPTVISTLRNPLLCLLLVDFLQDLDEMKRCLKEMEEPATLREMQAMVA; encoded by the exons ATGTCCCCCGCGCAGCACGCGCTGCCGCTCGTCGCCGGCTTCCTCACGCCGGCACCGGTGCCAGCGCTCGTTCGTGAGCTggcgtcgacgccgccgcccatgcctgACGACGGCCTGTGGTGGCAGCTGTGCGTGGAGGATGGATCCGGCGACGGCCTCCTCACCCTCAAGGACTCGCTCATCGATGGATCTGCGTCAATCTACATCTCCTACCTCGGGTTCTGCATCCGACATCTCCGGCGGCTCCCCGCTTCTCTGTCCAAGATCCACGCCCTGCATCCTCGTCCCCCTCTTCCCACCGTCATCTCCACTCTTCGCAATCCTCTCCTCTGTCTGCTTCTCGTCGATTTC CTGCAGGATCTCGATGAGATGAAGCGCTGCCTCAAGGAGATGGAGGAGCCCGCCACGCTCCGCGAGATGCAGGCCATGGTCGCCTAG